One genomic region from Sinorhizobium numidicum encodes:
- a CDS encoding ferredoxin, which produces MRVMVDQDLCGTTGQCVLTLPGTFRQRGPDGVAEVCVATVPQALHAAVRLAASQCPVAAIRVIESGAGDDERGSADPAPSPAEAERHAAKDQRNPGGHDGTV; this is translated from the coding sequence ATGCGCGTCATGGTCGACCAGGATCTGTGCGGAACCACCGGGCAGTGCGTGCTGACGCTGCCAGGCACCTTTCGCCAGCGCGGACCGGACGGCGTGGCCGAAGTGTGCGTGGCGACGGTCCCGCAGGCGCTGCACGCCGCCGTGCGGCTCGCGGCCAGCCAGTGCCCGGTCGCCGCCATTCGGGTCATCGAAAGCGGCGCTGGCGATGACGAGCGCGGCAGCGCCGACCCTGCGCCTTCTCCGGCGGAGGCCGAGCGGCATGCCGCGAAAGACCAACGCAATCCAGGAGGACACGATGGGACGGTTTGA
- a CDS encoding SDR family oxidoreductase, which translates to MGRFEGKVAVVTGAGAGIGKACALAIAREGGRVVVADIDGSAAIACTAQIAAEAGHALALAMDIADAQAVAALFETAERHFGGVDLLVNNASAMHLTPRDRAILELDLAVWDQTMATNLRGTLLCCRQAIPRMIARGGGAIVNMSSCQGLSGDTALTSYAASKAAMNMLSASLATQYGHAQIRCNAVAPGLIMTERLLAKLDECMQRHLRRHQLLPRAGRPEDVAALVAFLLSDDAAFITGQVVCIDGGMLAHVPTYADGGNSRAARPAGDTAEAAVAPRC; encoded by the coding sequence ATGGGACGGTTTGAAGGCAAGGTGGCCGTGGTGACCGGCGCCGGCGCCGGCATCGGCAAGGCGTGCGCCCTCGCCATCGCGCGCGAGGGCGGCAGAGTGGTGGTGGCCGACATTGATGGCTCGGCTGCCATCGCCTGCACTGCGCAGATCGCGGCCGAAGCGGGCCACGCGCTGGCCCTGGCCATGGACATCGCCGATGCGCAGGCGGTGGCAGCGCTGTTCGAGACGGCGGAGCGGCACTTCGGTGGGGTCGACCTGCTGGTGAACAACGCGAGCGCCATGCATCTGACCCCGCGCGACCGCGCGATCCTCGAGCTGGACCTGGCGGTCTGGGATCAGACCATGGCGACCAATCTGCGTGGCACGCTGCTCTGCTGCCGGCAGGCGATCCCACGGATGATCGCCCGCGGCGGTGGCGCGATCGTCAACATGTCGTCGTGCCAGGGGCTCAGCGGTGACACCGCGCTGACGTCCTACGCCGCGTCGAAGGCGGCTATGAACATGCTGTCGGCCTCGCTCGCCACGCAGTACGGTCATGCGCAGATCCGCTGCAACGCGGTTGCGCCTGGTCTCATCATGACCGAGCGTCTCCTCGCCAAGCTGGACGAGTGCATGCAACGGCATCTGCGCCGGCACCAGCTCCTGCCGCGCGCCGGCCGCCCCGAGGACGTGGCCGCGCTGGTGGCGTTCCTGCTCTCCGACGATGCTGCGTTCATCACCGGCCAGGTCGTGTGCATCGACGGCGGCATGCTGGCGCATGTGCCGACGTACGCCGACGGTGGCAACAGCCGCGCCGCGCGGCCTGCCGGTGACACCGCCGAAGCGGCCGTGGCGCCGCGCTGCTGA
- a CDS encoding cytochrome P450, whose product MDMLLNPLNRRHRLRHDIPVVPGAFPLVGHFPAIVCDLPRLLRRAERTLGSHFWLDFGPAGHLMTCVDPDAFALLRHKDVSSTLIEEIAPELLGGTLVAQDGGAHRQARDAIKAAFLPKGLTQAGIGDLFAPVIRARVQAWRDRGDVTILRETGDLMLKLIFSLMGIPAQDLPGWHRKYRQLLQLIVAPPIDLPGLPLRRGRAARDWIDAQLRQFVRDARAHGARTGLINDMVSTFDRSDDALSDDVLVANIRLLLLGGHETTASTMAWMVIELARQPVLWDALVEEAQRVGAVPTRHADLAQCPVAEALFRETLRLHPPVTLLPRRALQDLQLGQRRIPAGTHLCIPLLHFSTSALLHEAPDQFRLERWLQRTEPTRPVDMLQFGTGPHVCIGYHLAWLELVQFCIALALTMHEAGVRPRLLSSVEKGRRYYPTAHPSMTIRIGFS is encoded by the coding sequence ATGGACATGCTGCTCAACCCGCTGAACCGTCGGCACCGGCTGCGGCACGACATCCCAGTCGTGCCCGGCGCTTTCCCCCTGGTCGGGCATTTTCCCGCCATCGTCTGCGACCTGCCGCGCCTGCTGCGGCGCGCGGAACGAACGCTGGGCAGCCACTTCTGGCTGGATTTCGGCCCTGCCGGACACCTGATGACCTGCGTGGATCCGGATGCGTTCGCACTGCTCCGGCACAAGGACGTGTCCTCGACGCTGATCGAAGAGATCGCGCCCGAATTGCTTGGCGGAACGTTGGTCGCCCAGGACGGCGGCGCGCACCGGCAGGCGCGCGATGCGATCAAGGCGGCGTTCCTGCCCAAGGGGCTGACCCAGGCCGGCATCGGCGACCTGTTCGCACCGGTCATCCGGGCGCGGGTGCAGGCGTGGCGCGACCGCGGCGACGTAACCATCCTGCGCGAAACCGGCGACCTGATGCTCAAGCTCATCTTCAGCCTCATGGGAATCCCCGCGCAGGACCTGCCGGGATGGCATCGCAAGTACCGGCAACTGCTGCAGTTGATCGTCGCGCCCCCGATCGACCTGCCCGGACTGCCCTTGCGGCGCGGCCGCGCCGCCCGCGACTGGATCGACGCGCAGTTGCGCCAGTTCGTCCGCGACGCGCGCGCGCATGGCGCGCGCACCGGGTTGATCAACGACATGGTGAGCACCTTCGATCGCAGCGACGATGCGCTCTCCGATGACGTCCTGGTCGCCAATATCCGCTTGCTGCTGCTTGGCGGTCACGAGACCACCGCCTCGACGATGGCCTGGATGGTGATCGAGCTGGCGCGGCAGCCTGTGCTGTGGGACGCCCTGGTCGAAGAGGCGCAACGCGTGGGCGCGGTGCCGACCCGGCACGCGGACCTGGCGCAGTGTCCGGTCGCCGAGGCGCTGTTCCGCGAGACGCTGCGCCTGCATCCGCCGGTCACGCTCCTGCCGCGTCGCGCGCTGCAGGACTTGCAACTCGGCCAACGGCGCATTCCCGCGGGCACGCATCTGTGCATCCCGCTGCTGCATTTCTCGACCTCGGCGCTGCTGCACGAGGCACCTGATCAGTTTCGCCTGGAGCGGTGGCTGCAACGCACGGAGCCGACCCGGCCGGTGGACATGCTGCAGTTCGGTACCGGCCCACACGTCTGCATCGGCTACCACCTGGCATGGCTGGAACTGGTGCAGTTCTGCATCGCCTTGGCGCTGACCATGCACGAGGCAGGGGTGCGGCCGCGGTTGCTGAGCAGCGTCGAAAAAGGCCGGCGCTATTACCCGACCGCACATCCGTCCATGACAATTCGCATCGGATTCTCATGA
- a CDS encoding polyprenyl synthetase family protein, which produces MQTGSTLHDDRTGVSALGGLGAQAHGASGRLLPEIWMQDGAKRVEQALARLLCAEDDGETELMAAMRYATLHGGKRTRALLCLAAGALADTPAHMLDDVGAAIEMMHACTLVHDDLPAMDDDVLRRGLPTVHVKFGEATAILVGDALQAHAFLTLASLDAPGDNRIALVRELAQAVSAEGAAGGQAMDLSLVGKHVELDRIVAMHRMKSGALVRASVRMGALCAIAEDAAHAALYCALDRYSACFGLALQVVDDILDATADTATLGKTPGKDAAAQKPTCASIMGLQAARQFALDLLRDAGEAIAPLGPRAERLAQMLQRANAYLFKHAPCA; this is translated from the coding sequence ATGCAGACCGGTTCCACGCTACACGATGACCGAACTGGCGTTTCCGCGCTCGGCGGATTGGGCGCGCAGGCGCACGGCGCATCCGGCAGGCTGCTGCCAGAGATCTGGATGCAGGACGGCGCAAAGCGGGTCGAACAGGCGCTGGCGCGTCTTCTCTGCGCCGAAGACGACGGTGAGACCGAGCTGATGGCGGCGATGCGCTACGCCACCTTGCATGGCGGGAAGCGCACCCGCGCCTTGCTCTGTCTGGCTGCCGGCGCACTGGCCGACACGCCGGCGCACATGCTCGACGACGTCGGCGCCGCCATCGAGATGATGCACGCCTGTACCCTGGTCCACGACGACCTGCCCGCGATGGACGACGACGTGCTTCGCCGCGGCCTTCCGACCGTGCACGTCAAGTTCGGCGAAGCCACTGCGATCCTGGTCGGCGATGCGCTGCAGGCGCACGCCTTCCTGACCCTGGCAAGCCTGGATGCGCCGGGCGACAACCGTATCGCGCTCGTGCGCGAACTGGCGCAGGCGGTGTCCGCCGAGGGTGCCGCAGGCGGGCAGGCCATGGATCTGTCGCTGGTCGGAAAGCACGTCGAGCTGGACAGGATCGTGGCGATGCACCGGATGAAGAGCGGAGCGCTAGTGCGCGCGTCCGTTCGCATGGGCGCGCTATGCGCCATCGCGGAGGATGCCGCGCACGCTGCGCTGTACTGTGCGCTCGATCGCTACAGCGCCTGTTTCGGCCTGGCGTTGCAGGTGGTCGACGACATTCTCGACGCGACAGCGGATACCGCGACGCTTGGCAAGACCCCCGGCAAGGACGCGGCGGCGCAGAAGCCGACCTGCGCGTCGATCATGGGGCTGCAGGCAGCGCGCCAGTTCGCGCTGGATCTGTTGCGCGACGCCGGGGAGGCCATCGCCCCGCTGGGGCCGCGTGCGGAACGGTTGGCGCAGATGCTGCAGCGGGCCAACGCGTATCTGTTCAAGCACGCGCCATGCGCATGA
- a CDS encoding terpene synthase family protein — MIQTERALQQVLEWGLSLTGFADEHAVEAVRGGQYILQRIHPSLRDTSARTGRDPQDETLIVAFYRELALLFWLDDCNDLGLIAPEQLAAVEQALGQGVPCALPGFEGCAVLRASLAALAYDRRDYAQLLDDTWRYCAALRAGHAQAAGAERWSYAEYLHNGIDSIAYANVFCCLSLLWGLEMATLRARPAFRQVLRLISAIGRLQNDLHGRDKDRSAGEADNAAILLLQRYPAMPVVEFLNDELAGHTRMLHRVMAEERFPAPWGPLIEAMAAIRAQYYQTSTSRYRSDAAGGGQRAPA, encoded by the coding sequence ATGATCCAGACCGAACGCGCGCTGCAGCAGGTGCTGGAGTGGGGGCTTTCCCTGACCGGGTTCGCCGACGAGCATGCCGTGGAAGCGGTCAGGGGCGGCCAGTACATCCTGCAGCGCATCCACCCGAGCCTGCGCGACACCAGCGCCCGCACCGGCCGCGATCCGCAGGACGAAACGCTGATCGTGGCGTTCTATCGCGAACTGGCGCTGCTGTTCTGGCTCGACGATTGCAACGACCTTGGCCTGATCGCGCCGGAGCAGCTCGCCGCGGTGGAGCAGGCGCTGGGGCAGGGCGTGCCGTGCGCCCTCCCCGGATTCGAGGGCTGCGCTGTGCTGCGCGCTTCGCTGGCCGCGCTCGCCTACGATCGTCGCGACTATGCTCAGCTTCTCGACGATACCTGGCGCTACTGCGCGGCGCTGCGCGCCGGACACGCGCAGGCGGCAGGGGCGGAACGCTGGTCCTACGCCGAGTACCTGCACAACGGTATTGATTCGATCGCCTACGCGAACGTGTTCTGTTGCCTGTCGTTGCTGTGGGGGCTGGAGATGGCGACCTTGCGCGCGCGTCCGGCGTTTCGCCAGGTCCTGCGGCTCATCTCCGCGATAGGGCGCCTGCAGAACGATCTGCATGGACGCGACAAGGACAGGTCGGCCGGCGAGGCCGACAACGCGGCGATCCTGCTGCTGCAGCGCTATCCGGCTATGCCTGTGGTGGAGTTCCTCAACGACGAGCTGGCCGGCCATACGCGCATGCTGCACCGGGTGATGGCGGAAGAACGCTTTCCCGCGCCGTGGGGACCGTTGATCGAAGCCATGGCGGCCATCCGCGCGCAGTACTACCAGACCTCGACCAGCCGCTACCGCAGCGACGCTGCGGGGGGAGGCCAGCGTGCGCCGGCCTGA
- the fni gene encoding type 2 isopentenyl-diphosphate Delta-isomerase — MSDTALSRRKDDHLDIVLDRRTAPATVAAGWEYIRFEHCALPELDLTQIDLRASLLGKTMRAPLLISSMTGGMPRAEAINRHLSEAAQALGIAMCVGSQRVSLQSHNSQGLTRALRRLAPDIPLLANIGAAQLREADGLGLARRAVDALEADGLIVHLNPVQEAVQPEGDRDWRGVLAQIARAARSVGVPIVAKEVGSGLSASVACALVEAGVAVIDVAGAGGTSWAAVEGERARDAADRAVAMAFADWGIPTPASVQAVRRALPTVKLIASGGIRDGVDVAKAIRLGADIAGQAAGVLRAATVSTEAVVAHFEIVIRQLAVACFCTGSADLAALRQARLLPSAHLPAG; from the coding sequence ATGAGCGACACCGCCCTGAGCCGGCGCAAGGACGACCATCTGGACATCGTGCTTGATCGGCGAACGGCGCCGGCCACGGTCGCCGCCGGCTGGGAGTACATCCGATTCGAACACTGCGCATTGCCCGAGTTGGACCTGACGCAGATCGACCTGCGCGCCTCGCTGCTGGGCAAGACCATGCGCGCGCCGCTGCTGATCAGCTCCATGACCGGCGGCATGCCACGCGCCGAGGCTATCAACCGGCATCTGAGCGAGGCAGCGCAAGCCTTGGGGATCGCCATGTGCGTCGGTTCGCAGCGCGTGAGCCTGCAATCCCACAACTCCCAGGGGCTGACGCGCGCGCTGCGCCGCCTGGCCCCAGACATTCCCTTGCTGGCCAATATCGGCGCCGCGCAACTGCGCGAGGCCGACGGCCTGGGCCTGGCGCGCCGGGCGGTGGATGCGCTGGAGGCCGATGGACTCATCGTCCATCTCAATCCGGTGCAGGAAGCGGTACAGCCGGAGGGCGACCGCGACTGGCGCGGCGTCCTGGCGCAGATCGCTCGCGCCGCGCGTAGCGTGGGCGTGCCGATCGTGGCCAAGGAAGTGGGGTCGGGCCTGTCCGCCTCGGTGGCCTGTGCGCTCGTCGAGGCGGGCGTGGCGGTGATCGATGTCGCCGGCGCCGGCGGCACCAGTTGGGCCGCGGTGGAGGGCGAGCGCGCCCGCGATGCCGCTGACCGTGCAGTGGCGATGGCGTTCGCCGATTGGGGGATTCCGACCCCGGCCAGCGTGCAGGCGGTACGTCGGGCGCTGCCAACGGTGAAGCTGATCGCGTCGGGCGGGATCCGCGACGGCGTCGACGTGGCCAAGGCCATCCGCCTGGGCGCGGACATCGCCGGGCAGGCGGCCGGCGTGCTGCGCGCGGCGACGGTGTCCACCGAGGCGGTTGTCGCGCATTTCGAGATCGTCATCCGCCAGTTGGCCGTCGCCTGCTTCTGCACCGGCTCGGCCGATCTGGCGGCGTTGCGTCAGGCGCGCTTGTTGCCCTCGGCGCATCTGCCCGCCGGTTGA
- a CDS encoding NAD(P)H-dependent oxidoreductase yields MTKTSILVFHPDLPRSKVNKALVAAAAGLPGVEIADMQALYPNGIDSSRDGRPEAARLLSADRIVLQFPFQWYSTPALLKAWQDAVLTRMFYMTYEHEGRALRGKPLLIAVTTGSVSESYGPGGRNMFTMDALLAPLRATAHRCGLLWTKPFVVYQADKLEPPQLHAAAADYADTLRAVNSDSGHLKTV; encoded by the coding sequence ATGACAAAGACCTCGATCCTCGTCTTCCATCCTGATTTGCCCCGTTCCAAGGTCAACAAGGCCCTTGTCGCGGCGGCAGCCGGACTGCCGGGGGTGGAGATTGCCGACATGCAGGCTCTCTATCCGAACGGTATCGATTCGTCACGGGATGGCCGGCCCGAAGCTGCGCGCCTTCTCTCAGCCGACCGTATAGTGCTGCAGTTTCCTTTCCAGTGGTATTCCACGCCAGCGCTCCTAAAGGCATGGCAGGATGCCGTTCTCACCCGCATGTTCTACATGACATACGAGCACGAGGGTCGGGCACTCCGGGGCAAGCCGCTGCTGATCGCCGTTACCACCGGCAGTGTTTCAGAGTCCTACGGTCCTGGTGGCCGAAACATGTTCACAATGGACGCGTTGCTTGCCCCGCTGCGGGCCACTGCCCATCGCTGCGGGCTCCTATGGACCAAGCCATTTGTTGTCTACCAGGCGGACAAACTGGAACCTCCACAGCTTCATGCCGCAGCAGCCGATTACGCCGACACGTTGCGAGCGGTGAACAGCGACTCCGGCCACCTCAAAACGGTCTGA
- a CDS encoding ABC transporter permease → MWKLYAAALPANGWNWVAVWRRNYLAWKKVALASILGNLADPMIYLFGLGTGLGMMVGRVDGVSYIAFLTAGMVATSAMTASTFETIYATFARMRAQRTWEAILYTQITIGDIVLGELAWAASKASLAGTGIGIVAAMLGYAEWLSVLYALPVIALTGLAFASLAMLVTALAPSYDYFIFYQTLVITPMLFLSGAVFPVDQLPGAFQQVTRFLPLAHSIEIIRPTMLGRPVVDVGLHVGALCIYVVVPFFLSAALLRRRLMS, encoded by the coding sequence ATGTGGAAGCTTTATGCGGCGGCTCTGCCCGCCAACGGGTGGAACTGGGTTGCCGTATGGCGCCGCAATTATCTGGCATGGAAAAAAGTCGCGCTTGCGTCGATCCTCGGCAACCTCGCCGACCCCATGATTTACCTGTTCGGCCTCGGCACTGGCTTGGGAATGATGGTGGGGCGCGTTGATGGCGTATCGTACATTGCATTTTTGACGGCCGGAATGGTCGCGACAAGCGCGATGACCGCGTCGACCTTCGAAACGATTTACGCGACTTTCGCCCGCATGCGCGCTCAGCGCACCTGGGAAGCAATCCTTTACACACAGATCACGATCGGCGATATCGTTCTCGGTGAATTAGCGTGGGCAGCGAGCAAGGCCTCTCTGGCGGGTACCGGAATCGGTATTGTCGCCGCCATGCTGGGCTACGCGGAATGGTTGTCCGTCCTCTATGCGCTGCCGGTCATTGCCCTGACCGGCCTAGCGTTTGCGAGCCTAGCCATGCTCGTCACGGCACTTGCGCCCAGCTACGACTATTTCATATTCTATCAGACGCTCGTCATCACACCGATGCTGTTCCTGTCCGGCGCTGTCTTTCCAGTCGACCAACTGCCTGGCGCTTTTCAACAGGTAACACGATTCTTGCCGCTGGCACATTCGATCGAAATCATCCGCCCGACAATGCTCGGCCGCCCGGTAGTCGACGTCGGTCTGCATGTCGGCGCTCTTTGCATCTACGTAGTAGTACCATTTTTCTTGTCGGCTGCATTGCTCCGTCGACGCCTAATGTCTTAA
- the nodI gene encoding nodulation factor ABC transporter ATP-binding protein NodI produces the protein MTVNGRVLKKEAKSQLLDRELGPEDPCRLHPSPFERERHTGLSVKISTPDSMATVAIDLAGVKKSYGDRSVVDGLSFTVAAGECFGLLGPNGAGKSTITRMILGMTTPDAGEITVLGVPVPARARLARMGIGVVPQFDNLDLEFTVRENLLVFGRYFRMSTHEIEAIIPSLLEFARLESKADARVVDLSGGMKRRLTLARALINDPQLLILDEPTTGLDPHARHLIWERLRSLLARGKTILLTTHIMEEAERLCDRLCVLEEGRKIAEGRPHVLIDEQIGCQVLEVYGGNPHELSALVSSYARHIEVSGETLFCYAPDPEQVRVQLDGRAGLRILQRPPNLEDVFLRLTGRELKD, from the coding sequence ATGACCGTAAACGGGCGAGTTTTGAAAAAAGAAGCGAAAAGTCAATTGTTAGATCGTGAGTTGGGCCCAGAGGATCCGTGCCGCCTTCACCCGAGTCCGTTCGAGCGGGAGCGCCACACGGGTTTAAGCGTCAAGATTTCCACACCGGATTCCATGGCAACCGTGGCAATCGATCTTGCCGGCGTAAAAAAGTCATACGGTGACCGATCCGTTGTCGATGGGCTATCGTTCACCGTTGCGGCGGGTGAGTGCTTCGGTCTGTTAGGGCCGAACGGCGCGGGGAAAAGCACGATCACGCGCATGATCCTCGGCATGACAACGCCTGATGCGGGTGAGATCACTGTGCTCGGGGTGCCAGTGCCAGCGCGGGCTCGTCTAGCACGGATGGGTATCGGCGTAGTTCCGCAGTTCGACAACCTCGACTTGGAATTCACGGTGCGCGAGAACTTGTTGGTCTTCGGGCGCTACTTCCGGATGAGCACGCACGAGATCGAAGCGATAATCCCATCGCTCCTTGAATTTGCGCGCCTTGAGAGTAAAGCGGATGCCCGTGTCGTGGACCTATCCGGCGGCATGAAGCGGCGCCTGACACTGGCGCGTGCGCTCATCAACGACCCCCAGCTCCTGATATTGGACGAGCCGACCACTGGACTCGACCCGCACGCGCGCCACCTGATCTGGGAACGGCTGCGCTCGCTGTTGGCACGCGGCAAGACGATTCTCCTGACCACCCATATCATGGAAGAAGCCGAGCGGTTGTGCGATCGGCTGTGCGTGCTCGAAGAAGGGCGCAAGATCGCTGAAGGCCGACCTCACGTGCTGATAGACGAGCAGATCGGTTGTCAGGTGCTTGAGGTCTACGGTGGGAATCCCCATGAGTTGAGTGCGCTGGTGAGTTCATACGCGCGGCACATCGAGGTGAGCGGCGAGACCCTCTTCTGTTATGCCCCCGACCCAGAGCAGGTGCGAGTGCAGTTGGACGGGCGCGCGGGTCTGCGCATTCTACAGCGTCCGCCTAATCTTGAGGACGTCTTCTTACGGTTGACCGGGCGTGAGCTGAAGGACTGA
- the nodC gene encoding chitooligosaccharide synthase NodC, producing MYLLDTTSTAAIAIYALLSTAYKSMQVLYTRPRNGSVVSAAPVETGPRPAVDVIVPCFNEDPRILSACLASIADQDYAGELRVYVVDDGSRNRDAIVRVHDAYARDPRFSFILLPENVGKRKAQIAAIRQSSGDLVLNVDSDSTVASDVVTKLALKMQNPRVGAVMGQLIASNRADTWLTRLIDMEYWLACNEERAAQARFGAVMCCCGPSAMYRRSALLSLLDQYETQLFRGRPSDFGEDRHLTILMLKAGFRTEYVPDAIVATVVPDTLGSYLRQQLRWARSTFRDTFLALHLLPGLDRYLTLDVIGQNVGPLLLAVSVVAGLAQFMLTATVPWWTVLMIASMTMIRCSVVAFRARQLRFLGFALHTPINIFLLLPLKAYALCTLSNSDWLSRGFAPNVPDSVQKQIAVQSPGLAASDCTSRGE from the coding sequence ATGTATCTGCTTGACACAACCAGCACCGCCGCCATAGCGATCTATGCCCTCCTCTCGACCGCTTACAAGAGCATGCAGGTCCTTTATACTCGCCCGAGAAACGGGTCAGTAGTCTCGGCGGCACCGGTCGAGACCGGCCCCCGGCCAGCCGTGGATGTTATCGTCCCCTGCTTCAACGAGGACCCGCGCATCCTCTCGGCGTGCCTCGCGTCCATTGCAGACCAGGATTATGCTGGAGAACTGCGAGTCTATGTCGTTGATGACGGTTCTAGGAACCGCGACGCCATCGTGCGTGTACATGATGCTTATGCGCGCGATCCGAGGTTCAGCTTTATTCTGCTCCCGGAGAATGTGGGAAAACGCAAAGCGCAGATCGCCGCGATACGCCAATCATCTGGAGATTTGGTGCTAAATGTGGACTCAGACAGCACTGTCGCGTCCGACGTCGTCACCAAGCTCGCGTTGAAGATGCAAAATCCGAGGGTCGGTGCGGTCATGGGCCAGTTGATCGCCAGCAACCGGGCTGACACTTGGCTGACGCGATTGATCGACATGGAGTATTGGCTTGCCTGCAACGAAGAACGCGCGGCACAGGCACGCTTCGGTGCCGTGATGTGTTGCTGCGGCCCAAGTGCTATGTACCGGCGGTCCGCGCTCCTTTCCCTGCTAGATCAGTACGAGACGCAACTGTTTCGGGGCAGACCAAGTGACTTCGGTGAGGATCGCCATCTGACGATTCTCATGCTGAAAGCAGGCTTTCGAACGGAGTATGTTCCGGACGCCATCGTGGCAACAGTCGTTCCGGACACGCTGGGATCGTATCTGCGGCAACAACTGCGTTGGGCACGCAGCACGTTCCGGGACACGTTTCTAGCACTCCATCTACTGCCTGGCCTCGACCGCTATCTCACGTTGGACGTGATCGGGCAAAATGTTGGGCCGCTCTTACTCGCCGTGTCGGTAGTGGCGGGACTTGCGCAATTCATGCTCACAGCCACAGTGCCATGGTGGACAGTCTTGATGATTGCATCCATGACCATGATACGCTGCAGTGTTGTAGCGTTTCGTGCTCGCCAACTTAGATTTTTGGGCTTCGCACTGCACACACCCATTAACATCTTTCTCTTACTTCCCTTGAAAGCCTATGCCTTGTGTACATTGTCTAACAGCGATTGGCTGTCGCGCGGGTTCGCTCCGAATGTACCAGACAGCGTTCAGAAGCAGATCGCGGTGCAAAGCCCAGGCTTGGCGGCATCTGACTGCACATCCCGTGGCGAGTGA
- the nodB gene encoding chitooligosaccharide deacetylase NodB: protein MTQLDYMREVPVDSAGGTEDRSVYLTFDDGPNPFCTPLILDVLAEYQVPATFFVIGAYAKEQPELIRRIVAEGHEVANHTLTHPDLSTCGPREVEREIIEANKAIISACPQAAVRHIRAPYGAWSEDVLSTSASAGLRAIHWSSDPRDWSRPGVDAIVERVLSTARPGAIVLLHDGCPPDEAEFLGLRDQTLLALSLIIPMLHGRGFAIRALPQHH from the coding sequence GTGACACAACTCGACTATATGCGCGAAGTGCCGGTTGATAGCGCCGGCGGCACCGAAGATCGCAGCGTTTACCTGACGTTTGACGATGGTCCCAATCCATTTTGTACGCCGCTGATACTGGATGTCCTGGCTGAATACCAGGTGCCGGCGACGTTCTTCGTCATCGGTGCGTATGCGAAAGAGCAGCCGGAACTCATCCGACGTATCGTCGCGGAAGGTCACGAGGTTGCTAACCACACGCTGACTCATCCGGACCTGTCAACATGCGGACCCCGAGAAGTAGAACGTGAGATAATCGAGGCAAATAAGGCCATTATCTCGGCGTGTCCCCAGGCTGCGGTCCGCCATATACGAGCGCCTTACGGGGCCTGGAGCGAGGACGTGCTTTCCACATCGGCGAGCGCCGGACTTCGGGCGATCCACTGGTCGTCAGACCCTCGAGATTGGTCTCGCCCAGGCGTCGACGCGATTGTTGAAAGAGTACTTTCCACTGCTCGACCTGGCGCAATCGTGCTTCTGCACGACGGCTGTCCTCCCGATGAGGCTGAGTTTCTCGGCCTGCGTGACCAAACTCTTTTGGCCCTTTCCCTCATCATCCCGATGCTGCATGGGCGTGGCTTTGCAATTCGTGCACTTCCCCAGCATCACTGA
- a CDS encoding NodA family N-acyltransferase: MSANVQWKLCWENELERSDHSELSEFFKKTYGPTGAFNAKPFEGGRSWAGARPERRAIGYDSRGIASHMGLLRRFIKVGETDLAVAELGLYGVRPDLERMGIGHSVSALFPTLQELGVPFAFGTVRHAMRSHVERYARTGMLSVLTGVSVRSTLPDFHPYMPPTRTEDLLVLVIPIGRTMSEWPSGTLIERNGPEL, encoded by the coding sequence ATGTCCGCGAATGTACAGTGGAAACTATGCTGGGAAAATGAGTTGGAACGGTCAGACCACTCGGAGCTCTCCGAGTTCTTCAAAAAAACCTATGGGCCGACGGGAGCGTTCAACGCGAAACCATTCGAGGGCGGCCGAAGTTGGGCCGGCGCGAGGCCGGAACGACGTGCAATTGGCTACGACTCCCGCGGAATAGCAAGTCACATGGGCTTGTTGCGCCGTTTCATAAAGGTTGGTGAGACTGATCTTGCCGTGGCTGAATTGGGTTTGTACGGGGTGCGACCGGATCTGGAGCGAATGGGCATCGGTCATTCGGTCAGCGCATTGTTTCCAACGCTGCAGGAGCTCGGCGTCCCCTTCGCCTTCGGTACGGTTCGGCACGCCATGCGGAGCCACGTCGAAAGATATGCTCGAACCGGTATGCTTAGCGTGTTGACTGGGGTTAGTGTCCGGTCGACCCTTCCAGATTTTCATCCCTACATGCCCCCCACCCGCACCGAGGACCTGCTCGTCTTGGTAATTCCGATCGGACGCACCATGAGCGAGTGGCCGTCCGGCACGTTGATAGAACGAAACGGACCAGAACTGTGA